The Mesobacillus jeotgali genome window below encodes:
- a CDS encoding carboxypeptidase-like regulatory domain-containing protein codes for MVKKIVFLLLLTLLVISGPMGYASASITKEAGKYDAAAKMVHGKVLLGDTILKNTLVTLHSKGLANWIQIMTDGTGSFNENLKDGTYTIKEIKTNKSAWMKTEKDFIVKEGKIKGAKNSEIVLPEKKNSIKKSPSELADKNMVSMSLSNNGAPLDNTLVMYQEKGKSKVHQTITDVAGYINLDLSDGSYVIKGFKGENNEWQTTNEYFSVKDGEIEDRKILLSAKKNSKKANAQSNNLNGTIKEGKKGIKADLIFLKETSYDFEAYTVSSKGDGSFSASLPDGSYYLNGIEMNGGIYVYDLRFIVEDSKILVDGEPRDHLSINLPIETLTGKVQDSSSPLSDAHIVLEKQGNEYDEFIQEVVTNKKGEFSLRALKNGSYFLSVYHSTYSSWKHLAFEVENGQILLDGKKTESLSITVPDINLKGIVTDGKKSLSNGDVYFEGEGQWYSMPVNEKGEFQYRLNDGKYKINEINEQLRISSVDVSFEIRGGHLLQNDEEITTLTIDLPPLTLFGKLMDNGKALQGRVDIHGVSEDIDHLWLTTTTDEKGIYSLRLDDGTYEAISGYLFDDQEDVWFSGRFEIINGELFVDGQEKELLELQVPPYSLKGLVTEGNSTVTSGSYTVCSDEQNFCSSRSLEDGGTFTMRLADGDYRLDDIYFEDGTRYVSNLPFTILGGKTYVNEQLIDTLEVSVPPVTLKGILSDAGSKVSGDLYIRDLNNEDNVIWGYTGEEGIFNFRLPDGDYKVTDIYLHDGSELHPELTFRIVSGELYVNDQKKDLLEITLPPITLKGTLSESGNPIAGSLYIAELNNAENPLFLSVNTNEQGEFESRLPDGDYMVSDVYMHDNTSYSPGTEFRIVSGQLQVNGQEQDYLDLSVPPATLTGTLFDSGNPVGGTVNFYKKDDYESSYPSMVWVSDEGTFKVRLPDGDYKVNTVFLNDGSYFDPGIDFSIVSGQLQVNGQPQNNLEISAPPITLKGVLTDAGKPIYGDISIRELNNPDPLYVGIGTNEDGQFQSRLRDGDYMVSEVSTYDGSIFSPRMEFSIVSGQLYLNGEPHDLLEIAAPPVTLKGIITDLGSHVGGSVTILDMKDPVNPNSLWAWTNEDGEFQSRLPDGTYKLSQVSLDDGTIFHPEIEFSIISGLLHVNGEPEDILEIPAPPVSLYGTLTDSGNPVEGSINIESIDLDNYSYYYIYTDENGKFQSRLPDGDYKIYSVNLFQEGTSYMPDITFSIMSGELYINGKLQAQLDVSVPPVTLKGTLKELDILISGQLSVQEISNVHEPVYYSINVNEEGYFQHRLPDGVYKISNVYLNDQTIFNPDIEFSIISGQLYVNGELATNLSISIPPVSLKGKVFNGEKTVWDGNVAIKHINENSNIEYTSYIISGSYQFRLPDGDYQLSYVQDYSSGIYYLDKNFTISDGKLLVDGQEVGTLDIDLLEGSQ; via the coding sequence ATGGTTAAGAAGATTGTTTTTTTGTTATTGCTAACCCTATTGGTAATAAGTGGACCCATGGGTTATGCAAGTGCTTCTATTACAAAAGAAGCTGGCAAATATGATGCTGCTGCCAAAATGGTTCACGGGAAAGTTTTACTTGGAGATACCATTCTCAAGAATACCTTGGTTACACTTCATTCAAAAGGTCTAGCAAACTGGATTCAGATTATGACTGATGGGACTGGAAGCTTTAATGAAAACTTGAAGGATGGTACTTACACTATTAAAGAAATTAAAACGAATAAATCCGCATGGATGAAAACAGAAAAAGATTTCATTGTCAAAGAAGGAAAAATCAAAGGTGCCAAAAACAGTGAGATTGTTCTTCCTGAGAAGAAGAACTCTATTAAAAAGTCTCCCTCTGAATTAGCCGACAAAAATATGGTAAGTATGTCTTTAAGTAATAATGGTGCTCCCTTGGATAATACCCTTGTTATGTATCAGGAAAAAGGAAAATCAAAGGTCCATCAAACCATTACAGATGTTGCAGGCTATATTAACCTAGACTTATCAGACGGTTCATATGTCATTAAAGGCTTCAAAGGTGAAAACAATGAGTGGCAAACCACAAACGAGTACTTTTCTGTAAAAGATGGCGAAATTGAAGACAGGAAAATTTTGCTGTCTGCGAAGAAAAATAGTAAAAAAGCTAACGCTCAATCCAATAACTTAAATGGGACGATAAAGGAAGGCAAGAAAGGAATAAAGGCTGATTTAATCTTTTTAAAAGAAACCTCTTATGATTTTGAAGCTTATACGGTTTCCTCCAAAGGAGATGGAAGCTTTTCCGCTTCTTTGCCTGATGGAAGCTATTATCTGAATGGTATCGAAATGAACGGCGGAATATATGTATATGACTTAAGGTTTATCGTGGAAGACAGCAAAATTCTTGTAGATGGAGAGCCTCGTGATCATTTATCTATTAACCTACCTATAGAAACATTAACAGGAAAAGTTCAAGATTCTAGCTCCCCATTGTCAGATGCTCACATTGTTTTAGAGAAGCAAGGAAATGAGTATGATGAGTTTATCCAGGAGGTCGTTACGAACAAGAAGGGTGAATTTTCTCTTAGAGCATTAAAGAATGGTTCTTATTTTCTGAGTGTCTATCATAGTACTTATTCCTCTTGGAAACATTTAGCGTTTGAAGTTGAAAACGGGCAAATCTTATTGGATGGCAAAAAGACTGAATCACTTAGTATAACTGTTCCAGATATTAATCTTAAAGGGATCGTGACGGATGGTAAGAAGTCTCTTTCAAATGGTGACGTGTATTTTGAAGGAGAAGGCCAGTGGTACAGTATGCCGGTGAACGAAAAAGGCGAGTTTCAATATCGATTGAACGATGGAAAGTATAAAATCAATGAAATCAATGAACAACTGCGAATTAGTTCAGTAGATGTTTCTTTTGAAATAAGAGGCGGACACCTGCTTCAAAATGATGAAGAAATCACAACTCTCACCATTGATTTACCACCTCTTACTTTGTTTGGAAAGTTAATGGATAACGGAAAAGCTTTACAAGGACGAGTTGATATTCATGGAGTTTCAGAAGATATAGACCATCTGTGGTTAACTACAACAACAGATGAGAAGGGAATTTATTCCTTACGTTTGGATGACGGGACCTATGAAGCGATTAGCGGTTACTTATTTGACGATCAAGAGGATGTCTGGTTTTCAGGCAGGTTTGAAATTATTAATGGTGAACTTTTTGTCGACGGGCAAGAGAAGGAGCTTTTAGAGCTGCAGGTACCTCCATACAGTTTAAAAGGACTTGTTACCGAAGGAAACAGCACCGTCACCAGCGGTTCATATACTGTATGTTCCGATGAGCAAAATTTTTGCAGTTCAAGGAGTCTTGAAGATGGTGGAACATTCACCATGCGTCTTGCAGATGGGGATTATAGACTGGATGATATTTACTTCGAGGATGGAACCCGATATGTTTCTAATCTTCCTTTTACCATCCTTGGTGGGAAAACATATGTAAACGAACAACTAATCGATACCCTAGAGGTTTCAGTTCCGCCTGTCACGTTAAAAGGGATTCTGTCTGATGCAGGGTCAAAAGTATCAGGTGACCTCTATATTAGAGACCTCAACAATGAAGATAATGTAATTTGGGGATACACAGGTGAAGAGGGTATCTTTAATTTCCGACTTCCTGATGGTGATTATAAAGTTACCGACATATATCTTCATGACGGGTCGGAACTCCACCCGGAACTCACATTCAGGATTGTCTCGGGTGAGTTATATGTTAATGATCAGAAGAAAGATTTATTAGAAATCACTCTTCCCCCGATTACATTAAAAGGAACACTCTCTGAGTCAGGGAATCCTATAGCGGGGAGCCTGTATATCGCTGAGCTAAACAATGCTGAAAACCCATTATTTTTATCCGTAAATACAAATGAACAAGGTGAATTTGAATCAAGATTGCCAGATGGGGATTATATGGTTTCTGATGTCTATATGCATGATAATACAAGCTATAGTCCAGGAACAGAATTCAGGATTGTATCCGGGCAATTACAGGTTAATGGTCAAGAGCAGGATTACCTTGATTTATCTGTACCCCCTGCTACACTGACAGGTACCCTTTTTGATTCTGGAAACCCAGTTGGAGGTACAGTTAATTTTTATAAAAAAGACGATTACGAGAGTTCCTATCCATCAATGGTTTGGGTAAGTGATGAAGGTACCTTTAAAGTACGCCTCCCTGATGGGGATTATAAAGTAAATACGGTCTTTTTGAACGATGGATCTTACTTTGATCCAGGAATTGATTTTAGTATTGTCTCAGGACAATTGCAAGTAAACGGTCAGCCGCAGAATAACCTTGAGATATCAGCTCCCCCTATTACATTAAAGGGAGTCCTTACTGATGCTGGCAAGCCTATCTACGGGGATATTTCTATCAGGGAACTGAATAATCCTGACCCTTTATATGTAGGTATCGGAACGAATGAAGACGGACAGTTCCAATCCCGCTTAAGAGATGGGGATTATATGGTTAGCGAAGTAAGCACATATGACGGTTCCATTTTCAGTCCAAGAATGGAATTCAGCATAGTATCAGGACAGCTATATTTAAACGGAGAACCTCATGACTTACTCGAAATTGCTGCTCCGCCTGTCACGTTGAAAGGAATCATTACGGATTTAGGAAGTCATGTTGGCGGCAGTGTTACCATCCTGGATATGAAAGACCCTGTGAATCCAAATTCTTTATGGGCTTGGACAAATGAAGACGGAGAGTTCCAATCCCGTTTACCTGACGGAACATATAAACTGAGTCAGGTGAGCCTTGATGATGGTACAATATTCCATCCCGAAATAGAATTCAGTATCATCTCGGGCCTGCTGCATGTTAACGGGGAACCGGAAGACATCCTAGAAATTCCAGCTCCCCCAGTTTCCTTATATGGAACACTGACTGATTCAGGAAATCCTGTCGAGGGATCAATCAATATAGAAAGTATCGATCTTGATAACTATTCATACTACTATATTTATACTGATGAAAACGGCAAATTTCAATCCCGCCTGCCTGATGGAGATTATAAGATTTATAGCGTTAACCTTTTTCAAGAGGGAACGTCTTACATGCCAGACATTACCTTCAGCATTATGTCTGGTGAGTTATATATTAACGGCAAGCTGCAGGCTCAACTTGATGTTTCTGTGCCACCTGTGACATTAAAAGGAACCCTTAAAGAACTGGATATTTTGATTTCAGGTCAACTCAGTGTACAGGAGATAAGCAATGTACATGAGCCTGTTTACTACTCTATTAATGTAAATGAGGAAGGCTATTTCCAACATCGTTTACCGGACGGAGTTTACAAAATATCTAATGTGTACCTAAATGACCAGACGATTTTTAATCCGGATATTGAATTCAGCATCATTTCTGGTCAACTATATGTAAATGGTGAACTTGCAACAAATCTCTCAATCTCAATACCTCCTGTTTCACTAAAAGGCAAGGTATTTAATGGCGAGAAAACTGTTTGGGATGGCAACGTTGCCATCAAACACATCAATGAAAATAGTAACATTGAGTATACTAGCTATATCATTTCTGGGTCCTATCAGTTCCGCCTTCCTGATGGTGATTACCAACTCTCTTACGTGCAAGATTATAGCAGCGGTATCTATTATTTAGACAAGAACTTTACTATTTCAGATGGGAAACTTCTTGTCGATGGTCAAGAAGTGGGCACATTAGACATAGACCTTCTTGAAGGATCACAATAA